A genomic window from Coccinella septempunctata chromosome 9, icCocSept1.1, whole genome shotgun sequence includes:
- the LOC123319999 gene encoding fructose-bisphosphate aldolase-like isoform X1, translating into MDMGDTLEARIENISSCQRKLDMITAELQRKRQHEERPEKCTPIIYRSMPTRWNYPEPALQDELRKIANAIVAPGKGILAADESVSTCGKRLADIGTENTEDNRRKYRQLLFTTDKQLGDYISGVILFHETVYQKADDGTPFIELLKQRGIIPGIKVDTGVVNLMGSLDECTTQGLDDLGKRCAQYKKDGCHFAKWRCVLKIGEHTPSYQAILENANVLARYASICQSNRIVPIVEPEILPDGDHDIERCQKVTETVLAFVYKALADHNIFLEGTLLKPNMVTGGAQCSTKYSKEEIGKATVVALSRTVPPAVPGVTFLSGGQSEEEATCNLDAMNRYPGKKPWALTFSYGRALQASVLKAWAGKDENIAAGQQELLIRAKANSEASLGKYEAGSAQGKAGEQGLFIKDHAY; encoded by the exons ATGGATATGGGGGATACTTTAGAGGCTCGGATAGAGAATATATCCAGTTGCCAGAGGAAGTTGGATATGATAACGGCGGAGTTGCAGAGGAAAAGACAGCATGAAGAAAGGCCTGAGAAATG CACCCCGATAATCTACAGGAGCATGCCCACACGCTGGAACTACCCCGAGCCCGCGCTCCAGGACGAGCTGCGCAAGATCGCGAACGCCATAGTTGCCCCGGGCAAGGGCATCCTGGCCGCCGACGAGTCCGTAAGCACCTGCGGCAAGCGACTCGCAGACATCGGCACCGAGAACACGGAGGACAACAGGAGGAAGTACAGGCAGCTGCTGTTCACCACCGACAAGCAGCTGGGCGACTACATCAGCGGCGTCATACTCTTCCACGAGACCGTCTACCAGAAGGCGGACGACGGTACGCCCTTCATCGAGCTGCTGAAGCAGAGGGGGATCATCCCCGGTATCAAGGTGGACACTGGGGTGGTCAACCTGATGGGGTCCTTGGACGAGTGCACCACTCAAG GTCTCGACGATCTGGGCAAAAGATGCGCCCAATACAAGAAAGACGGCTGTCATTTCGCCAAGTGGCGTTGCGTCCTAAAAATCGGCGAACACACCCCTTCCTACCAGGCCATCTTGGAAAACGCCAACGTTTTAGCCCGCTACGCCTCCATCTGCCAGTCCAACCGCATAGTACCTATAGTAGAACCGGAAATACTCCCGGATGGCGACCACGACATCGAGCGCTGTCAAAAG GTGACGGAGACTGTTTTGGCCTTTGTATATAAGGCGTTGGCCGACCACAACATCTTCCTGGAGGGTACCTTGCTGAAGCCCAACATGGTGACGGGGGGTGCGCAGTGCTCCACCAAGTACAGCAAGGAGGAGATCGGGAAGGCCACGGTGGTGGCCCTGTCCAGGACTGTACCTCCGGCCGTACCAGGCGTCACTTTCTTATCCGGCGGACAGTCTGAAGAAGAGGCTACATGCAACCTGGACGCTATGAACAG ATACCCGGGTAAAAAACCCTGGGCCTTGACCTTCAGTTATGGGAGAGCCCTTCAAGCTTCCGTCCTTAAGGCTTGGGCTGGGAAGGACGAGAACATAGCGGCGGGACAGCAAGAACTCTTGATCAGGGCCAAG GCCAACAGCGAAGCTTCCTTGGGTAAATACGAGGCGGGTAGCGCTCAAGGGAAAGCCGGGGAACAAGGATTGTTCATCAAGGACCACGCGTATTAA
- the LOC123319999 gene encoding fructose-bisphosphate aldolase-like isoform X2: MPTRWNYPEPALQDELRKIANAIVAPGKGILAADESVSTCGKRLADIGTENTEDNRRKYRQLLFTTDKQLGDYISGVILFHETVYQKADDGTPFIELLKQRGIIPGIKVDTGVVNLMGSLDECTTQGLDDLGKRCAQYKKDGCHFAKWRCVLKIGEHTPSYQAILENANVLARYASICQSNRIVPIVEPEILPDGDHDIERCQKVTETVLAFVYKALADHNIFLEGTLLKPNMVTGGAQCSTKYSKEEIGKATVVALSRTVPPAVPGVTFLSGGQSEEEATCNLDAMNRYPGKKPWALTFSYGRALQASVLKAWAGKDENIAAGQQELLIRAKANSEASLGKYEAGSAQGKAGEQGLFIKDHAY; encoded by the exons ATGCCCACACGCTGGAACTACCCCGAGCCCGCGCTCCAGGACGAGCTGCGCAAGATCGCGAACGCCATAGTTGCCCCGGGCAAGGGCATCCTGGCCGCCGACGAGTCCGTAAGCACCTGCGGCAAGCGACTCGCAGACATCGGCACCGAGAACACGGAGGACAACAGGAGGAAGTACAGGCAGCTGCTGTTCACCACCGACAAGCAGCTGGGCGACTACATCAGCGGCGTCATACTCTTCCACGAGACCGTCTACCAGAAGGCGGACGACGGTACGCCCTTCATCGAGCTGCTGAAGCAGAGGGGGATCATCCCCGGTATCAAGGTGGACACTGGGGTGGTCAACCTGATGGGGTCCTTGGACGAGTGCACCACTCAAG GTCTCGACGATCTGGGCAAAAGATGCGCCCAATACAAGAAAGACGGCTGTCATTTCGCCAAGTGGCGTTGCGTCCTAAAAATCGGCGAACACACCCCTTCCTACCAGGCCATCTTGGAAAACGCCAACGTTTTAGCCCGCTACGCCTCCATCTGCCAGTCCAACCGCATAGTACCTATAGTAGAACCGGAAATACTCCCGGATGGCGACCACGACATCGAGCGCTGTCAAAAG GTGACGGAGACTGTTTTGGCCTTTGTATATAAGGCGTTGGCCGACCACAACATCTTCCTGGAGGGTACCTTGCTGAAGCCCAACATGGTGACGGGGGGTGCGCAGTGCTCCACCAAGTACAGCAAGGAGGAGATCGGGAAGGCCACGGTGGTGGCCCTGTCCAGGACTGTACCTCCGGCCGTACCAGGCGTCACTTTCTTATCCGGCGGACAGTCTGAAGAAGAGGCTACATGCAACCTGGACGCTATGAACAG ATACCCGGGTAAAAAACCCTGGGCCTTGACCTTCAGTTATGGGAGAGCCCTTCAAGCTTCCGTCCTTAAGGCTTGGGCTGGGAAGGACGAGAACATAGCGGCGGGACAGCAAGAACTCTTGATCAGGGCCAAG GCCAACAGCGAAGCTTCCTTGGGTAAATACGAGGCGGGTAGCGCTCAAGGGAAAGCCGGGGAACAAGGATTGTTCATCAAGGACCACGCGTATTAA
- the LOC123320002 gene encoding fructose-bisphosphate aldolase-like: MPTRWNYPAPELQDELRKIANAIVSNGKGILAADESVGTMGKRLADIGLENTEENRRKYRQLLFTTDKNLGNHISGVILFHETVYQKADDGTPFIELLKQRGIIPGIKVDTGVVPLMGSLDETTTQGLDDLGKRCAQYKKDGCQFAKWRCVLKIGEHTPSYQAILENANVLARYASICQANRIVPIVEPEILPDGDHCIERCQKVTETVLAFVYKALADHNVFLEGTLLKPNMVTSGQSAKTKASKEEIAKATVTALSRTVPPAVPGITFLSGGQSEEEATQNLDAMNRYQGKKPWALTFSYGRALQASVLKAWGGKDENVAAGQQELLIRAKANSEASMGKYEAGSVKGKAGDAGLFVKDHVY; this comes from the exons ATGCCTACCCGTTGGAACTACCCCGCTCCAGAGCTGCAAGACGAGCTGCGCAAGATCGCCAACGCCATCGTCTCCAACGGCAAGGGTATCTTGGCCGCCGACGAATCCGTAGGTACCATGGGCAAACGACTCGCAGACATCGGTCTAGAGAACACCGAGGAGAACAGGAGGAAATACAGGCAACTGCTGTTCACCACCGACAAGAACCTAGGCAACCACATCAGCGGCGTCATCCTCTTCCACGAAACCGTCTACCAGAAGGCTGACGACGGTACGCCCTTCATCGAGCTGCTGAAACAGAGGGGGATCATCCCCGGTATCAAGGTGGACACTGGGGTGGTCCCCCTGATGGGGTCCCTGGATGAAACCACCACTCAAG GTCTGGATGATCTGGGTAAAAGATGCGCCCAATACAAGAAGGACGGTTGTCAGTTTGCCAAGTGGCGTTGCGTTTTGAAAATCGGCGAACACACCCCTTCCTACCAGGCCATCTTGGAAAACGCCAACGTTTTAGCCCGTTACGCTTCCATCTGTCAAGCCAACAGGATAGTACCCATAGTGGAGCCAGAGATTCTCCCCGATGGCGACCATTGCATCGAGCGTTGTCAAAAA GTAACAGAGACGGTCCTGGCCTTCGTATACAAAGCCCTAGCCGACCACAACGTCTTCCTCGAAGGTACCTTGCTGAAACCCAACATGGTAACCTCAGGACAATCCGCTAAAACCAAGGCCAGCAAAGAGGAAATTGCCAAAGCGACCGTGACCGCCCTTTCCAGGACCGTACCACCGGCAGTACCCGGCATCACCTTCCTTTCAGGTGGTCAATCAGAAGAGGAAGCCACGCAGAACTTGGACGCCATGAACAG GTACCAGGGTAAGAAACCTTGGGCTTTAACCTTCAGTTATGGTCGCGCCTTGCAAGCATCAGTCTTGAAGGCTTGGGGTGGTAAAGACGAGAACGTAGCAGCTGGACAACAGGAACTCCTCATCAGGGCTAAG GCCAACAGCGAGGCGTCTATGGGTAAATACGAGGCTGGAAGTGTCAAAGGAAAGGCTGGGGATGCTGGTCTGTTCGTCAAAGACCACGTCTACTAG